The genomic DNA CTGCGTCCGGATGCGTCGCGATGACTGCCGTCAAGCGGGTGATACCAAGCGTTTTGAGATAGCGGACGATATCGTCCCCTTTACCGTTGTTCCCACCGTCAATCAGAACCGTATCGTTTTTCGTCTGAATCAATGTGCTGTCGCCTTGACCGACGTCAAAGCCATAGACATTGATGACCGAAGCCGTATCCGGACGGTCGCCCGGTAGCGGTTCGTCGTCGCGTGTCATGTAAAAGACGACGATCAGACACAGGGCAAGCAACGCAACGGAACCCCATTTCATGTTTACTCCTCCCGTCTCTCAAACAGATACAACATGCCGTTGCGTGGATGACCGAAGCGGGGACCGATGTATCCCCGCTTTTTTAATGCAGACCGCATCAAAATCATCATCCCGCCGTGTCCGACGAGCAAAACACGTTCGTGTTCCTTTTGTTCAAACGTCAATTGGTTTAATAGGATCGTAATCCGCTCGTTGGCATCCTTGATCTCTGCTTGAATTCGTTTACTGAATGGAGCGACAAGTCGTCCGATCAACGCCCAGGCGAGGAACGGAAGACGAATCCGCGAGCGGATGGTCGGGAACGGCACTTCACGTAATAAATCCGTCACGATGATGTCCTTTCCATAAACGCTTTCCGCTGTTTGGACGGCCCGTGGCATACTGCTCGCGTAACAGATCGTCCAGTCGATGTTGCCGAGTTCAACCGGTTGGACATCGATCGTCGAGACGTCATAACGCTCAATCCAGGCTTCGATATCGGCTGCGCTGATCCAGCCTTTGGTCGGGTAACCTTCCGTTACCCGGTGGTGTCTGACTAATCCAATCTGTTTCATGATTTTACGACGGTCGCTTGCGTCAAGAAACCGTCCACCTCTCTTTCTATCTCTCAATCTATCGTCTTGCTGTCGTTACAGGGCAAGGCGAATCGCCATCCCGCACAGCAAAGCACCGAGAATGCTCAGTAAACTGCCGATGATATAATATTCCGCAAAGCGGCGGTCGTCAAACTGTTTAAAGCGGGCTAATGCCTTCAAGGCAATGATGAATCCGATGGCGCCTGTTGCATTGACTGCCACCAGACAGACGATGATGGCCCGTTCGACGAGCCCGATATAACGGCCTACACCGTTGATTTCCGTCGTATAACTGCGGGCAGAATCTTCGACTTCATGCGTGACGGACCGCTTCAGACCGTCCAGTTGTTCTTTTCGTGTGACCTTCCGCTCAAAATGCGATTCAATCAAGCGGGGTGCGAAGGGGGCAAGCAACGGGGCAATCCCGCGTCCGATCAATTCTGTCGCAATCAAACCCCAGACGCTGACCCATAGGATTTGCTCCGGTAACGTAAACGATACCGGCCAAGCGACAGGGGTGAAAAAGAAGACAATCCCCGTCAGAATGGCGATATGGAGCAGCTGGTCGATCCAAAAGGCAAGGGCCGGGGGCAACAGTCGTTTTAAGGGCGAACCGTCCAGCAAGGCATGTGTGACGATGATTCCGCCACCGATCATCCAGGCCGTCGGACCAGTCACGTCATCCATCTGGTAAAAGAGTCCGAGGACGGCGGCTGTGCCGATGCTATGTATAGCGAGATGTTCGAGTAATACCCGCAACTTGCGTTGTTTCGACTTCGCCATCCGTTGACTCTGGAACGGGAAGTCTGCCAGCAGGTGGATGAGGAGCAGGCTTAACAACAAAGTCATCCGATCGCCTCCCAGACTTGCAACTGTTTTAAGGCATCAATCAAGGCCTGTTCCAGGCGTTTACGTTGTTTACGTTGGGAGCGGGCAACGAGTTTCGAGACATTCATCCGGGCATCTTTTTCTTGAAAGCCCATCTTCAAGCCGATTTCTTCATAAGTAGCATCCGGATGCTGATCCATCAGCCGGTGCAATTCGATTTGCCGGTCCGTTTTACCGAAATAAGCAGGGTACAGCATCTCGATATAACCGTTCAGCAGGGCGGTCGGCAAATAGGGTGGTCCTGAAAAAGCAATCTGATTTGCGGTCTGTTTTGCAGCTTCCTGGGCTTCGAAAGCGAAAATAACGGCACTCCCGTTCGCTTCATCAGCATTAGCCGTCGATAACGTCTCATATTGACCGAATCCGATCCCGATATAGCCGTTTAGAGGTTGATTCAACAGCATCAATATGAGCGGATAACTAACGGCATATTCGTTGAATACACCAAGCAGACTGTCACCGGACTTGATTTGAAACGGTACGAGTGCTTCGGGAAAGGCATCGTTCAGCTGATCAGCCAATCGATGTAAATCGGTTAACAATTGTTCTTTACTGGAATAAGCACGGGAATTTCGAATATCAAATGAAACTGCGACAGCTTGCATACAAATCCTCCTTGTTACCGAATATACGGTTACTTATCTATTGTTACCGGTTAAAGGGTAACAATAGACGTGTTACTGTATTTAGAGTAACAGGGAAGCGTAAAAAAACAAAGACAGTTGCGTTCTTTTTTTCTTAAGTTAACATAACATATATTATCAATAGTTAACAAATAACGTCTCATAATTAAGGTAAACTCAACATAGTGAGACAAAACAAAAAAACACGGGATTAACCGTGTTTTCGACAATCGTAATGATGTGTCCGTTCCAAGCGGCTCATCAAACGATCCAGGAAAATATGATGCCGGCGTTCGAGTTGCGTGATTCGTTCAAGCGGTAACCAAGCGAAATGGAAAAAATCACCGCAATCTTGACCGTCACCAGCGACACAATGCGTCCATCTGTTTTCCTGACATTCGATATGAGCATGATAGAAATACGTGTAATGCACCCGCATTCGTTCCGGATAACGCATTTCTTCTTCACCTACGTACTGGACGGTCGCGAGCGATAAACCGCTTTCCTCGAGCGTTTCCCGAACCGCGGCTTCTTTGGCGATTTCAGCATCTTCGATTGTGCCGGCAGGAATTTGCCAATCACTGTCTGGAGCGGATTGCGGATGAAAAACAAGTAGTTCCCATCCCTCTGGTTGCTCCCGTGTGATATAGATTGCTACTTTTTCGCGTCTTCTGAATTTCATCGTCATCACCTCTCCAGTTGGCAGATGGCACAAAAGCAGCCGAGGAACATGTCCGTAGCTGCTTGATGAAACGAATCCTATAAGCTAAAGCTCCGAACTGCCCGCTCCACATACTTCGTGGTAATCTTGCCTGACCATTTTCTTTTATTGTAGCGGTTATTGCCGGTCGTTTCAATTTGTAAACGGGTGATTTGCCGATAATTCGAAGAAAAGTCTGAAAAAGCGGGAAAAACAGACGTCAGAAAGCTAGAAACGAACGGGAAAGAGCGACTTTACGCCGTATTTCATAAAAAAAGACACCCCTCTGCAAAACTGAGGGGCATCTGACCATCAAACGGTATACCAATCGAGAAGCGGACCAAATTTTTCTTCGTCATAGGCAAACGAACCGTTCGATAACCGGTCGAGGAAGGACAACGATTGGACTTGAATCGTCTTTTCCTGCTCTTTTCCGATCAAAATCAGTTCTTTTGTTTGGGTAACGTCAATTAATGCTGCGACCTGATGCGGTTTTGATTTTAAGTCGCGTAACAGCTGCGTGCCGCGTAAGGCACGGTTCGAGACTTGGAACTGGTCAGCAAGGCGCATTTTCTTCAGTGCGCCCCGCTGCGTCAAGAGGACGATATTCGGTGCTTGTTTAAAGCCGATCGCACCGGCAACGACATCCTGATCACGCAGGTTGATCGCTTTCACACCCGCTGCCCGGACACCCACGACCGGCACGTCGTCTTCCGTGAACCAGAGACCAAATCCGTGCTGGGTCGTTAAGAACAATTGCTCTTGTCCGGTAGAAACCTTGGCATACAAGACTTCGTCATCAGCCCGTAAACGGACACCTTGAAGTGGTTTTGACTTCCGCTGGGCATTGTAGTCGCTCAATTTCGAACGTTTGACCATCCCTTGGCGGGTCACGAACAGACAGTGCGATGTCTCGTCAAACGTGCGGACGAGATCAACCGATAAAATCCGGTCGCCGGAATCAAGCGGCACGAGATTGGCGACGTGTTGTCCCCCGTCCTTCCATTTCGTATCGGGTAACTGATGGACCGGGATCAAAAGATAGTTCCCCTGGACGGTCCAAACGATTAAGTGATCCGTCGTCATCGCCTGTCCTTGATACAACAGACGATCCTGTTCCTTCATCTCCGGCAAATCATTGGTCGCTCCGAAAGAACGCATCGAAGACCGCTTGATATAGCCGTTTTTCGAGACGAAGACCATCGTTTCTTCGACGGCAATCATGACTTCTGTCTTCAGTTTCAACTCTTCGACTTCCGCTTCGACCGTCGAACGCCGGTTATCAGCAACCTGCTCTTTTAAGATTGTTAATTCTTTGATGATCAATCGGTTCCGGGTTTTTTCGTCGTTGAGAATCTTCTCGAGACGGGTGATTTCTTTTTCGAGTTTCGCCGCTTCGTCCTGCAATTCGACGATATCGGTATTCGTTAACCGATACAATTGAAGCATGACGACCGCTTCCGCTTGGCGGTCCGTGAAACTGAACCGTTCAATCAGCTTGTCTTTCGCTTCCGATTTGTTGGAGGCAGACCGAATCAACGCGAGTGTTTCATCGAGGACCGAAATCGCCGTCATCAAGGCCGAAACGACCTCTTGGCGGCGTTTTGCCTGCTCGAGATCAAACGAAGTCCGGCGGATGACGACATCCTTGACGTGGCTGAGATAGGCGTCAAGTAACGCGAGAACGCCCATCTGACGCGGTGTCCGCTCGTGGATTGCGACCATGTTGTAGTTATAAGCGACTTGCAGATCAGTCTGCTTCAGGTAGAAGTGAAGCACCCCTTCTGCATCCGCTTCTTTTTTCAGCTCAATGACGACACGAAGACCATCACGGTCCGTCTCGTCGCGGACTTCCGCGACCCCTTCGACTTTGCGGTCCAGGCGGAGTTCTTCCATCCGTTTGACGAGGTTCGCTTTATTGACTTCATACGGGAGTTCCGTAATCAGGATTTGTTGGCGTCCGCCGCGTAACGTTTCGATCGTTGCCCGCGAGCGGATGATGACTTTCCCGCGACCGGTTTCGAACGCTTTTTTGATCCCGTCGAGCCCTTGGACGACTCCGCCGGTCGGGAAATCAGGACCTTGCATATGCGTCAGTAAATCATCGACGGTATGCACCGTTCCCGAGATTCGGCCAATTGCCGCGTCCAACACTTCACCGGCATGGTGCGGCGGGATTTCCGTCGCATAACCGGCCGAAATCCCGGTCGAACCGTTCATCAGAAGGTTCGGTAAGAGGGACGGCAATACAAGCGGTTCCTCTGTCGTATCATCAAAGTTCAGCGTGTAATCCACAGTCTGTTTATTGATGCCGTCGAGGATCAAGCTCGAGACTTTCGATAAACGAGCTTCCGTATAACGCATCGCTGCCGCACTGTCGCCGTCGATCGAGCCGTTGTTTCCCTGCATGTCGACTAACGGATACCGGAGTTTCCACTCCTGACTCAGACGGACCATCGCTTCATACACCGATGAATCGCCGTGCGGGTGGTAGTTACCGATGACGACGCCGACCGTTTTCGCGGATTTCCGGTAGGCGCGGTCAAACAAGTTGCCTTCCGTATGCATCGCGTACAAGATACGGCGTTGAACCGGTTTCAACCCGTCCCGGGCGTCCGGTAAGGCCCGGTCCTGGATGATGTATTTCGAATAACGACCGAACCGGTCCCCGACGACTTGCTCGAGGGACAGGTTGAGGATGTTTTGCAGGTTAGACATATCAGTTCACACTCTCTTTCGTCACATGTTCATTTTCAATGATCGAGAGGTCTTCCGTCAGCCCAAACGCTACATTGTCTTCAATCCAGCTTCGGCGGTGTCCGACGTTATCGCCCATCAGCACGGAAACCCGTTTTTCAGCGACAGCGGCATCATCGATCGTGACACGAATCAACGTCCGTGTATCGGGATCCATCGTCGTTTCCCAAAGTTGTGGGGCATTCATCTCACCCAGTCCTTTGTACCGTTGGATCATATACCCTTTGCCGAACTTTTTCGTTGTTTTAGCAAGGGTTTCTTCGTCCCAGACGTACTCGAACTTCTCGGATTTGCCCTTCCCTTTGGAGACGCGGTAGAGCGGTGGCAAGGCGACGAAGACTTTCCCGGCATCAATCAACGGACGCATGTAGCGGAAGAAGAACGTCAATAATAAGACTTGGATATGCGCCCCGTCGGTATCGGCATCTGTCATGATGATGACTTTGTCGAAGTTACAGTCGGACAGGTCAAAGTCTGCTCCGACGCCGCTGCCGATCGCGTGGATGATCATATTGATTTCTTCGTTTTTCATGATATCGGCAAGTTTGGCTTTTTCCGTGTTCAGGACTTTCCCGCGTAACGGTAAAATCGCCTGGAACGTCCGGTTACGGCCTTGTTTCGCTGAACCGCCGGCGGAATCTCCCTCGACGAGGAACAATTCGTTTTTCTCGGCGTTTTTCGACGCAGCCGGTGTCAGTTTCCCGTTCAGGATGCTCGAACGTTTCTTTTTCTTCCCGTTCCGGGCTTCTTCGCGGGCTTTACGAGCCGCTTCCCGGGCCTGAGCGGCGCGGATCGCTTTTTTGATCAGGAGTGTCGCCGTTTGTGGATTTTCCTCGAGATACGTCGACAAGCGGCGTGTAATAACGGCGTCACAGCTCGTCCGGGCTTCCGGAGAACCAAGTTTTGATTTCGTTTGTCCTTCGAATTGCAGAAATTCTTCTGGAATCCGGATCGACACGATCATCGTCAATCCCTCGCGGATATCGTTGCCGTCGAGGTTTTTATCTTTTTCCTTAAGCAGCGTGTTTTTGCGGGCATACTCATTCATCACCCGTGTCATCGCCGTTTTGGCACCGACTTCATGTGTTCCGCCGTCGCGTGTCCGGACGTTGTTGACGAACGACAGGACGTTTTCCGAATAGGCATCCGTGAACTGGAACGCGATATCGACTTCAATCTCATTTTCCGTTCCTTCAAAGGCGACTGTCGGATGTAACGTATCTTTGTCGTCATTTAAATAGCCGACGAATTCGCTGACTCCGTCTTCGTATTGGAACGTGTCCGCTTTGTCCGACCGTTCGTCGGTCAGTGTGATTTTCAGACCTTTCAGCAGGAAGGCCGATTCACGCAGACGTTCCGCCAACGTATCGTAATTGTATGTCAACGTGCTGAAGATTTTTCCGTCCGGTTTGAAATAGACGCTTGTTCCTTTTTGACGGGTCGTTCCCGTTTCAAGCAAGGTCGTTTTCGGAATTCCCCCGTCTTCGAACGTTTGCTCAAACTGTTTCCCATCGCGGTAAATCGTGACTTTTAACTGCGTCGACAGAGCGTTGACAACAGATGCCCCGACACCGTGCAGTCCGCCTGATGTTTTATAACCGCCTTGACCAAATTTACCGCCGGCATGAAGCACCGTGAAGATGACTTCTGCAGTCGGTTTTCCGGAAGCGTGCATCCCGGTCGGCATACCACGTCCATGGTCGCGGACGGTAATTGCATTATCTTTATGGATGATGACATCAATCTGTTCCCCGAATCCGGCCAGTGCCTCATCAATCGCATTATCAACGATCTCATACACCAAATGGTGGAGTCCGCGATGATCGGTCGAGCCGATATACATACCCGGGCGCTTCCGGACTGCTTCGAGTCCTTCAAGCACCTGTATGGCATCATCATTATAATTGTTTAAATCTGTCGCCATGTTTTTCACCTCAAATAGAAAAACGTCGAATATTCCAAACGTTCGTTCGTTTTTCTAGTAGTCTGTATCTAATTGTAGGCATCTTCTTGCTATCTGACAAGGATAATCTAGAAAACAAGAAAAAAAGACACCTACTGTCAAGGAGTAGATGTCTTGCCGGATCACGATCACAAGTACTGGTGTTCAATTTTAATACAACGGTTTTCGATGTACGGAATACCGGCACCGAGTGCCAAACTTTCCGCTTCGACACTCGATAACCCGAGCTGATTCCAAATCATGCCGACGTCACCGTGTGCTACAGCATCTTTTGCTGTGTCCGCCAAAAATTCCGAACGACGGAAAACATCGACGATATCGATGTGTCCCGGGATACTGGCGACACTCGGATATACTTTCTGCCCGTTCCATTCATTTAAGGTCGGGTTGACCGGAATGACTTCGTAACCATGTTGGACCAGGTAATCGGCAATCCAGTTCGCAGTTTTCCCTGAATCACTTGATACACCGACGACCGCAATACGTTTTGCGTCTTTTAATAACTTACGAGCTTGTTGATCTGAAATCATGTTATGTCCCCCTCGTGTTAAATACAAGATAGTCTTAGACTATATACCCCATTCGATTTGGATTAAGCCTCGAAACGGGCACATTCACAATGTCCGAAACCAGGAATTGACCAAAACGTCCTGTACGAAATCGAGACAACCAACTCCCTGTCGGAAGGAAGTTCACTGCAACTGAGAGCGAATTTGGAACTTTCGATTTGTTCCTGGAATTAGGTTGACATAATAGTGTTATTGTATTTTAGATGTTGAAAGGGGATGTTTTCTCGTTTGCATCGAGTTGAATGATTACCCGTCCCGATGATTTTCGTTGCAACTGAGAGCTCCCTGTCTGACAATTTAACGTTGCGTGAAATAACTATTTCACGCAAACTAGTGTACCGTCTACCAACGTTTGGTATAGTAGTAACAGAGAGGGGATAGAATGATGAGTTTGTTTAAAAACCTAGGAAAAACCGTAAAAACGATACCCCTTCCCGCCCATACGATTGATCTTCCGGGATATGTCCGGATGCCGGATTTCATCCGGTCCTATATCGACCATTTGGCGTCGAAAAATTTCTCGAAGGCGACGATGCGGCGGTATGTCTACGATTTTGATTCATTTTTCCAGTTCGTTGCGGAAGCGTCGGGAGAAGCGATTCAGGCGCGGGATATCACGCAGGAAGCGTTTCTTGAAATTGACGGGTCCGGGATTGCCGCTTATGCGGAATACTTAGCTTTAACGAAGCAAAATGCCCCAAGTGTCATCAACCGGAAACTGTCAGCACTTCAATCCCTGTTCCGGCATTTGATCGATATCGGTGTTTTGTCTGACAATCCTGTCGCAAAAATCAATCGTCCGAAACAGGCGAAGCGGGATCCGGTTTACTTAACGAAACGCGAATGGGACGAACTGATGCAGCTGTTGCCATCAAACGTCGAGATGAATGCCCGGGAAGCTGCGCATTATGAGCGGGATCGTGTTCGGGACGTCACCTTGTTCCAGTTGCTCGGGTACAGCGGGATGCGGCTCAGTGAAATGACACAATTGACGTGGAGTGCCGTCGATTTCCACGAAGGGACGATTCGGGTCATTGGGAAAGGTAACAAGGAACGGGTCATTCCGCTCGCGAAACCGGTCCGGGTCGCCTTACGGAAATACGCCGCGCATTACAGTCTGACGATGCGAGGAGCAGAACCGATTTTTCAGAAACAAGGCAAAGCGCTCAGTCCCCGGGCGGTCCAACATATCTTAAAGCGCCACGTCGACCGTCTGCGTCCTGTTTTGCCGTTTTTGGAGCGGAAACAGATCACGCCGCATAAATTACGGCATACATTCGCGACGCGCCTGGCGACCGGCGGGGTCGATGTCTTGACGATTCAACAGTTGCTCGGACACGAGTCGGTTGCGACGACGCAGGTTTATGCTCATATCGGTGATCAAGAGAAAAAACGGGCAATTGAATTATTTGATAGTGAACGATAATTGTATTATGTCACCTACATCCTAAGGGAAGGAGCAACGGGATGAATTATGGACTAAGTGAACGAAAAATTAAACAAATGTCGGATACCTATGCTTTCCGTCGCGGCAAACGCTATGTCGCCGCTAAAAAAGTCACGCTGCGAAACTACCAATCCGGCGACTTGCTCGTCGAAGCCGCTGTTCAAGGCGAAGACCTGTTCACCGTCACCGTCCGTGTCAAGGAACACGGCGTGGATGCCGGCTGCAACTGTCCGTCACTTGCGATGGATCAATCATTTTGCGGACATATCGTCGCCGTATTGCTAGCGATGCATCATGTGCAAGTCTACGGCACACCTGCCGGAAACCGTCCGCTGATCCGTCCGTTTGCGACGACGCGTCAGACCGAAGATGCCGCGGTGACGGCTTATTTGCAAACATTAAGTAAAACGGAACGGGCAAAAATCCGGTTTGATGTCAGCGGTTCGGCGATTGTGATGGAAAGTATCACGGCGCAACAACGTTTTATCATCAGTCCGATGTATTTTGACCGACTTTTGCAAAGGCGTGAGCACCTACGGAATCTTGCCGATGTCTGGCTCAGTCCCCCGCTCAAACAACGGCTCGTCAGCGGTCCGCCGACGGTCGAGCTGGCGCTGGACCGGGAAGCTGGTGGACTTGAACTGCTCGTGACGTTTAGCTATCAGGGGGTTCGGATCAATCCATTGCAAGAAACAGATTGGCTCGGACGCGATGTATCGCTCGAAGGAGCCGTCCTCCGCTACGTGACGGAGAGTGGGTTTTTGGAGCGGAACGGTCGCTATCGGTTAGAGGGAGAGGCGGCGGAATATCAATTTCTGAAAGGTTTGCTCGATCCCCGCGTCGTTTACGGTGAACTCGTCGTCCAAGTGACGGAGAGTATCCGGCAATCCTTACCGAACGGACCGTTCCATCCGCGAATCGATGTCGACACGACGGACCGCCTGGATTGGTTAACCTTCCGCTTTTCCATGGACGGGATTCCGGAAATGGAACTGAAACGGGTCCTGGAGTCACTCGTCACCCGGAAAACGTATCACCGCTTAAAGAGTGGTCAGTTCGTTTCCTTTGAAACACGGGCCTTTCAGCAATTGCAACGACTGTTCCGGCAACTCGAAGCCGCGGAACAGGATCAACTCGACGCGGTGCTCCGGATGCCGGCTCTGCCGAACCTCAAACATCTTGTCGGTGCCTCCTTCTTGCATGTCCATAAACAATTAACGGAACGGTGGCTCGAGCTGAAAAATGGAACAG from Exiguobacterium sibiricum 7-3 includes the following:
- a CDS encoding histidine phosphatase family protein, which produces MKQIGLVRHHRVTEGYPTKGWISAADIEAWIERYDVSTIDVQPVELGNIDWTICYASSMPRAVQTAESVYGKDIIVTDLLREVPFPTIRSRIRLPFLAWALIGRLVAPFSKRIQAEIKDANERITILLNQLTFEQKEHERVLLVGHGGMMILMRSALKKRGYIGPRFGHPRNGMLYLFERREE
- a CDS encoding DUF3307 domain-containing protein, with amino-acid sequence MTLLLSLLLIHLLADFPFQSQRMAKSKQRKLRVLLEHLAIHSIGTAAVLGLFYQMDDVTGPTAWMIGGGIIVTHALLDGSPLKRLLPPALAFWIDQLLHIAILTGIVFFFTPVAWPVSFTLPEQILWVSVWGLIATELIGRGIAPLLAPFAPRLIESHFERKVTRKEQLDGLKRSVTHEVEDSARSYTTEINGVGRYIGLVERAIIVCLVAVNATGAIGFIIALKALARFKQFDDRRFAEYYIIGSLLSILGALLCGMAIRLAL
- a CDS encoding NUDIX domain-containing protein; the protein is MKFRRREKVAIYITREQPEGWELLVFHPQSAPDSDWQIPAGTIEDAEIAKEAAVRETLEESGLSLATVQYVGEEEMRYPERMRVHYTYFYHAHIECQENRWTHCVAGDGQDCGDFFHFAWLPLERITQLERRHHIFLDRLMSRLERTHHYDCRKHG
- the parC gene encoding DNA topoisomerase IV subunit A — protein: MSNLQNILNLSLEQVVGDRFGRYSKYIIQDRALPDARDGLKPVQRRILYAMHTEGNLFDRAYRKSAKTVGVVIGNYHPHGDSSVYEAMVRLSQEWKLRYPLVDMQGNNGSIDGDSAAAMRYTEARLSKVSSLILDGINKQTVDYTLNFDDTTEEPLVLPSLLPNLLMNGSTGISAGYATEIPPHHAGEVLDAAIGRISGTVHTVDDLLTHMQGPDFPTGGVVQGLDGIKKAFETGRGKVIIRSRATIETLRGGRQQILITELPYEVNKANLVKRMEELRLDRKVEGVAEVRDETDRDGLRVVIELKKEADAEGVLHFYLKQTDLQVAYNYNMVAIHERTPRQMGVLALLDAYLSHVKDVVIRRTSFDLEQAKRRQEVVSALMTAISVLDETLALIRSASNKSEAKDKLIERFSFTDRQAEAVVMLQLYRLTNTDIVELQDEAAKLEKEITRLEKILNDEKTRNRLIIKELTILKEQVADNRRSTVEAEVEELKLKTEVMIAVEETMVFVSKNGYIKRSSMRSFGATNDLPEMKEQDRLLYQGQAMTTDHLIVWTVQGNYLLIPVHQLPDTKWKDGGQHVANLVPLDSGDRILSVDLVRTFDETSHCLFVTRQGMVKRSKLSDYNAQRKSKPLQGVRLRADDEVLYAKVSTGQEQLFLTTQHGFGLWFTEDDVPVVGVRAAGVKAINLRDQDVVAGAIGFKQAPNIVLLTQRGALKKMRLADQFQVSNRALRGTQLLRDLKSKPHQVAALIDVTQTKELILIGKEQEKTIQVQSLSFLDRLSNGSFAYDEEKFGPLLDWYTV
- the parE gene encoding DNA topoisomerase IV subunit B produces the protein MATDLNNYNDDAIQVLEGLEAVRKRPGMYIGSTDHRGLHHLVYEIVDNAIDEALAGFGEQIDVIIHKDNAITVRDHGRGMPTGMHASGKPTAEVIFTVLHAGGKFGQGGYKTSGGLHGVGASVVNALSTQLKVTIYRDGKQFEQTFEDGGIPKTTLLETGTTRQKGTSVYFKPDGKIFSTLTYNYDTLAERLRESAFLLKGLKITLTDERSDKADTFQYEDGVSEFVGYLNDDKDTLHPTVAFEGTENEIEVDIAFQFTDAYSENVLSFVNNVRTRDGGTHEVGAKTAMTRVMNEYARKNTLLKEKDKNLDGNDIREGLTMIVSIRIPEEFLQFEGQTKSKLGSPEARTSCDAVITRRLSTYLEENPQTATLLIKKAIRAAQAREAARKAREEARNGKKKKRSSILNGKLTPAASKNAEKNELFLVEGDSAGGSAKQGRNRTFQAILPLRGKVLNTEKAKLADIMKNEEINMIIHAIGSGVGADFDLSDCNFDKVIIMTDADTDGAHIQVLLLTFFFRYMRPLIDAGKVFVALPPLYRVSKGKGKSEKFEYVWDEETLAKTTKKFGKGYMIQRYKGLGEMNAPQLWETTMDPDTRTLIRVTIDDAAVAEKRVSVLMGDNVGHRRSWIEDNVAFGLTEDLSIIENEHVTKESVN
- a CDS encoding CoA-binding protein — protein: MISDQQARKLLKDAKRIAVVGVSSDSGKTANWIADYLVQHGYEVIPVNPTLNEWNGQKVYPSVASIPGHIDIVDVFRRSEFLADTAKDAVAHGDVGMIWNQLGLSSVEAESLALGAGIPYIENRCIKIEHQYL
- a CDS encoding tyrosine-type recombinase/integrase produces the protein MSLFKNLGKTVKTIPLPAHTIDLPGYVRMPDFIRSYIDHLASKNFSKATMRRYVYDFDSFFQFVAEASGEAIQARDITQEAFLEIDGSGIAAYAEYLALTKQNAPSVINRKLSALQSLFRHLIDIGVLSDNPVAKINRPKQAKRDPVYLTKREWDELMQLLPSNVEMNAREAAHYERDRVRDVTLFQLLGYSGMRLSEMTQLTWSAVDFHEGTIRVIGKGNKERVIPLAKPVRVALRKYAAHYSLTMRGAEPIFQKQGKALSPRAVQHILKRHVDRLRPVLPFLERKQITPHKLRHTFATRLATGGVDVLTIQQLLGHESVATTQVYAHIGDQEKKRAIELFDSER